Sequence from the Hamadaea flava genome:
GCGTGCATCGATCGCCAGATCAGACGAGGGCGAGCCGACCGGCCGACTCCACCGCCTGCTGGTACACCTGCGCGTACCCGCGGGCCATCGCCTTGGCGCTGAACATCTCGGACACCCGGCGACGGCAGGCCGCCGGATCGATCCGGGTCACATCGTGCAACGCCTGCGGCAGCTCGTCGGGCTCCTCGCAGATGATTCCGGTGACACCGTGCTCCACGACTTCGGGAACCGACCCGGAGCGCAGGGCGACGACCGGTGTGCCGCAGACCATGGACTCGATCATCACCATGCCGAACGGCTCTTGCCAGGTGATGGGGAACAGCAGGCAACGGGCGTTGACCATCAGCTCCCGCTTTTGAGCGGCGTCGGCGACGCCCATGGCGACGTCGTCCGGGCCGAGCATCGGCTCGATGACCTCCTCGAAGTACTCCTTCTCGACGGCCTCCATCTTCTTGCCCGCCATGATGAGCGGCAGGCCGGCCCGGTGCGCGGCCTCGATCGCGAGGTGCGCGCCCTTGGTCGGGTGATAGCGGCCGAGGAAGAGCGCGTAGTCCTGTTTGCGCTCGGCGTACGGCCAGTCGTTCGGACGTAGTCCGTTGTAGACGGTGCCGACCCAGTTCAGCTCGGGCGCGAGCCGCCGTTGCTGACCGCTGATGGAGATCAGCCCCACGTCGGTGCCCAGGGCCCGGTAGAACCGGCGGTTCTGCTCGTGAGCCGGACCGTGCACTGTGGTCAGCGCCGGTACGCCGAGATCGGCGTAGATCGCCCCGTTGAGCGGGCCCGAGAAGGTGTGGTCGTGCACCACGTCGACCGCCCGTCGGGCGATCAGTTTCTGGACGGCCCGGCGGGTCATCAGAGCGATCTCCACCTCGACGGCCGAGTCCCCGAGCCGGTCGCCGAGCGTGCTCGGCCAGACGGAGACCAGTTCCCCGAGTGTGCCGTTCCGCCCCGCGCCGACCAGTGTCACCTTGTGTCCGGCGGCCATCAGGCCGTCCGTCAGATCGGCCACGACCGCCTCGATCCCGCCGTAGCCGGCGGGCGGTAGATCGAAGTAAGGCGGCGCGACCATCACTATGCTGAGCGATTCCACGATCGCGTCCATACCCAGGTAAAACGCCGGTATGCAAATTGCCCCGTTTGCGAATTGGACCCACGTCTGTCACGGCGTGTCGGTCGGGACACGCCGGACCGCGGTCACCCGATTGGGGTGGTGCCGCGTCACCCTGGGGTCACCCGCTCGGGCGGTTTGCGTCAGCCGCCGGTGGGTATTGGCCGTTTTTCCCTAGAGCGGTGCTTTTCCGCAAAGAGTCCGTAAGCGTCGTAGACGCCGGCGCTGGATCAGATCCCTGGTCCAGCGCTCTGACAACCCACGGGGATGGGCAGGTTTGGCGATGGAAGTGGCTGGCATGCGATCGGGGATCGTCGTCGTGACGACCGAATGGATCGCCGGATACGAGGTCGAGACGATCATGGGCGCCGTCGTCGGGGTCTCCCCGCACTCGATCAGCCCATACCTGGAAGGCATGCGATCACTCGCGGACGGGCAAGGTGTGTCCAACACCGAACGCATGGACCTCATGCGGCGCTGTCGGGAGGAGGCGATCGAGATGATGGCGTACAACGCGCGGAAGATCGGGGCGAACGCCGTCATCGCCATGCGGATGGACCACCGTCTGGTGACCGAGGTCTGGAACGAGATCTGCGCGTACGGGACTGCGGTTCGTGCGGTTCCGGCAGTTCCGGCTCCCGCTTCTCGGCGCAAGAGGGTAAGTTCGGTCGAGACTATGCGCCTCTAGAAGAAACGGATGTGCGCCGATTGCGGCGATGCGTATGGATGACCAGGATTTCGCGGTAGAACGAAAGTCTGAACCGGACGCCACCGCAGTGCTCGTCCGGGGAGACGTCGACCTGACCACCGTCGCCCAACTGACCGAAGAACTGCAGTCCGCGATCGCCGACCGGCGTGACGTCGTCATCGACCTCGCGGGCGTCACGTTCATCGACTCCACCGGCGTACGCGCGCTCGTCGAGGCGTACCGGTCGGCCCGGCAGGCGAGCTTGCAGCTGTCCGTCCGCGGCGCCCGGCACTGGGTGGCCCGAGTACTGGAGGTCACCGGGGTCGCGACCATGCTCTCGGCACAGAGCAGCTGACCCGCTCGCCACGACAGCTCGATGCGAGAGATCGTCACGACAGGGCGACCGTCCACTCGGGAGGAAGCCCGGTGATGTGCGCGCCGCTGGTCGAAGCGCCGACTCGCAGGTCGTAATCGCCCAGCCGCAACCGGCGCAGGCTGATCCGACCCCACGACGGCGGCAACGCCGGGGCCAGCCGCAGGCGCCGGTTCGGCACGTCCGGCTCCAGTCCGAGGAACGAGCGCACCAGCAGCAGGGGAGCGGCGCTCGCCCAGGCTTGAGGCGAGCACGAGGTCGGGTACGGGATCGGCGGGCTGAACGCGTCGGCGGAGAACCCGCAGAACAGCTCCGGCAACCGGCCGCCGAACGCCTGCCCCGCCCGGATCAGGCCGTCGGCGAGCCGGTGGGCGAGCGGGACGGCGCCTGGGATGTGGGCGTACCGCATCAGCCCCGCGACCGCGATCGCCGTGTCGTGCGGCCAGATCGAGCCGTTGTGGTAACTCATCGGGTTGTACGCCCCCATGCGATCCGACAGCGTCCGCAGCCCGAAGCCCGAGTCCAGCCCGGCGAGCCCGGCCACGATGCGTTCGGCGTGCTCGTCGGGGACGATGCCGCTCCACAGGCAGTGCG
This genomic interval carries:
- a CDS encoding glycosyltransferase family 4 protein, whose translation is MESLSIVMVAPPYFDLPPAGYGGIEAVVADLTDGLMAAGHKVTLVGAGRNGTLGELVSVWPSTLGDRLGDSAVEVEIALMTRRAVQKLIARRAVDVVHDHTFSGPLNGAIYADLGVPALTTVHGPAHEQNRRFYRALGTDVGLISISGQQRRLAPELNWVGTVYNGLRPNDWPYAERKQDYALFLGRYHPTKGAHLAIEAAHRAGLPLIMAGKKMEAVEKEYFEEVIEPMLGPDDVAMGVADAAQKRELMVNARCLLFPITWQEPFGMVMIESMVCGTPVVALRSGSVPEVVEHGVTGIICEEPDELPQALHDVTRIDPAACRRRVSEMFSAKAMARGYAQVYQQAVESAGRLALV
- a CDS encoding YbjQ family protein, giving the protein MTTEWIAGYEVETIMGAVVGVSPHSISPYLEGMRSLADGQGVSNTERMDLMRRCREEAIEMMAYNARKIGANAVIAMRMDHRLVTEVWNEICAYGTAVRAVPAVPAPASRRKRVSSVETMRL
- a CDS encoding STAS domain-containing protein, with the protein product MDDQDFAVERKSEPDATAVLVRGDVDLTTVAQLTEELQSAIADRRDVVIDLAGVTFIDSTGVRALVEAYRSARQASLQLSVRGARHWVARVLEVTGVATMLSAQSS